From Nyctibius grandis isolate bNycGra1 chromosome 18, bNycGra1.pri, whole genome shotgun sequence:
gggcgggcggcgggtgcaggggcggggccgggcggggccgaggggcggggccggggaccAATGGCGGGGCCGGGAGGCGGGTGGGGGCGGGGCCATGGGGAGGGGGCGTGGTCAGGTGGGCAGGGGCGGGGCGCGCGGTGGATgagggcggggccgggggcgcgcggggcgcggggcggtcACGTGGGCGGGGCAGGGGCGTCCTCGTCTACCCCGGGCTGTCACCGTGGGGCAGGACATGGATGTCCCCATCATCCTGGGCTGTCACCGTGGGCAGGGCAGAGGTGTCCCCATCATCCCCCGGGCTGTCACTGTGGGACAGGGCATGGACATCCCCATCATCCCTTGGTCTGCCACCAAGGGGCAGGGCATGGATGTCCCATTTATCCCCCAGGCTGTCACCATCGGGCAGTGCACAGATGTATCCCTCGTCCCCTGGGCTGTCACCAAGGGCAGCGCACAGACATCCCCCTTGGTCCTCAAGCTGTCACCATGGGTTGGGGCATGGACACATCCCTGTATACTCAGGCCATCACCATGGGACAGGGCATGAACCTCCTTGTGGGTTCCTAGGCTGTCACCATGGGACAGGACATGGATGTTCCCCTCATCCCCCAGGCTGTCACCATGGGACAGTGCACAGACCCCCCCCCGGGTCCCTGGGTTGTCACTGTGGGACAGGGACGGCCATCCCAGTCATCCCCTCGTCTGTCACTGTGGGACAGAACACGGATGTCCCCCTCATCCCTGAGGCTGTCACTGTGGGACAGGCCATGGGCATCCCCCTGGGTCCCCAGGCTGTCCCCTCACCCACCCACCATGTCCCAGGGCTGTGACCATGTAGTGGGGCAAACAACATCCCTGTACCAAGGACGCAGCACGTCCCCAGACAGATCCACGGGCACCGGACAAGGGGGCAATGCCACCCGTCACCACCGCCATGGGGAGAGGGACCGGGACACGGGACGGAGCCAGAGTCCTTTAAAAACTTGTCCTTTATTAGTCTGTTGGAAGCGAGTCCCTCTGTGCAGGGTGTCCCACCCAGGTATAGCAAAGTGAGTAACATGAAGGGCCCGAGCCCCTCCCGCCTGGTCCCCCCCCGGGTAGCGCGGGGACtgggggggacaccccagggcGACGGGGACATCCCCCCACACAGCACCTCGCCACTGGgacccccttccctccctccctccctccaatGTGGGGTGCCCCTcatccttcccccccccaccacgGGGTCAGCTCtgaggctgtggggagggggtgacACCCCAagccccccccctcccaaatcCCGCAGGGAGCGATAGCACCAAGGGGGACGGCTGCTCCCCACAGTTTATTCCGCGCTCCCTGACGGGCCGGAGGGGTTGGTGGGGGGGGACGGGTGCTACCGGAGGCGCGGGGTCCCTCCTGGGAACGTGGGGATGGCCCCggcatggggcaggggggggtggtctggggttttggggagggggggggacacacatgTCTCAGCTTTGCTTGGGATTTACATTCTGGACCATGCAGTAGCACCAAAGTTCATGAGGTCATGATGGCGGACGGTTACTTCCGCTTCCTCCCGCAGTATTTCCCCTGTGGGCAGCCCACGCCGCCTGGGAGGAGGGGGATGCACAGGGTGAgcccccccctgcacccccagacccctggggGGTGGCTGGGAGAAGGGCAGGGGGTGCAGGAGCCAGCCccggtggggtggggggtcacCCTGCCGCAGCGCTCACCTCTAAAGCCCAGGGCACCAAGGGCTCCTCCGAAGGTCTTGGGGGGCTTCCCTATGGGGGGAGGAAAGTGGGGTAAGcgggacccccaccctgcttggctgctgggtgcacccccccacacacaccccaaaaATGCCCCCCCCGGGGGTTGGACACTCACCAGCAAATCCCAGCGGGCCGGCGACCCCACCTGAAAGCAGAGCGAAGCCCTCAGCACCCACCGGGCACCCACATTGCtctgccccccaccccgtctgagccccccgccccggctcaGGGTCCCTCCCCAGGCGGTGACCATGTCCCCGTGCTCCGTGGGCTGTGCGTGTCCCCAGGAGCCAGCCGGGCACCGAGATGCACCCCGGGTGCGTGCCAAGGCGCCGAGCTGGGGACGGTACCTGGAAATATCGGTGACACGCCAAAGCCAGGAACTCCAACCCCTGGGGAGAGAGCAACAGCCGGTGACAGCCCGTGACAGCGGGGCCACCCCAACCCCGCCtggctggggacaccctggcTGGGACACCATGGCTGGGACACCCTGGGTCACTGAGGGACAGGAGCGGCTGCAAGAGCCCCTGTCTCCCCTGAGGCACCCTCCTGGCTTTGGGGTGCTCTGCCTGGCAGTGCCGTGCCTAATGGGGGATGGCAGCAGGGTGGGGACAGCAAGCGGGGACGAGCGTGGCGCGGTAGGGGACACACTGCCACCCCAGCCCTAAACCGTGGCACCcacctggctgcagccccccaacACCAAAACCTGCGGGTTGGGAGAGCCCCGGTGAGGGTGGGGagtgtggggacagggatggggacagcgaTGGGGGtcacccctccagccccccggCCAGAGCAGCCCAGCAATGGGGGTCACCCCTCCAGTCCCCCGGCcagagcagcccctgctcctcaCCTGGCTTGGGAGGTTTCCCAACAGCTCCTGGATATAAGAGCCCTGTGTCAGAGAGGGGGGTCAGGGCAGCCCCCACCCCCGGGGCTGCAGCCAGACCCTGCTGTGAGCCCAGAGGGTCCCCAGGAGGGAACCTACACCTCTGCGTGTTGGGGACATGGTACAGtgctgtcccctgtccccacggCATGGGCAATGCTGGTGCTATGGCCCTGGGTACCTGCTCGGCGATGGCGTTCCTTCCCGGCTCACACCCCGGGAGCAGGGCGGGTGGCAGcgcaggatggggacagggcacAGTGACAGTGGGGGGTGGGACCGGGAGGGGACAAAAGCGACCCTGCATCCCCTGcatcccctttcctttccagcACTCCACCAGCATCACTCACCAGCACCAAGCCCTCCGACTCCAAGGCCACCGACTCCAAGGCCACCAACTCCAAGGCCACCTATGACGGGGACCCCAGGTGAGCGCCAGCGGGGACGGGCAGCGGGGCAGCGTCTGACCAGCTCCTCGCCCAGCCCCACGCATGCCCAtccttccttgggcagccccaCTGCCCCCAAGCCCTGGGGGACCGTCCCCCTGCCTGCACATCCCCGCTGCCTGGgctcagctcctgccagcacctACCTGGGATGGCGCCGACCCCTGGGACGCCAACCCCGGGAACACCTGCCAGAGAGAGACCATTAACGCCTGTCACCCCTCAGCCCGGCACCCACAGCTCGGGGCACCCCAAGCCAGTGCTCGACCCGGTGGGGTGGCCCTGACACCCACCCtgggtgtccccagcacccagagcaAGAAGACCCGGAGGGGGCTCACCCCCCTGCGTGACACATTGCTGCAGGCAATGCAGAGCAGGAGATAAATGTCCCCAGAGAGTCcaggggaggggacacgggtggCACTTTGCACCCATGGGTGACAGCACGCCACCTCCCACACCTGGGCCACCCTCCGTAAGGGCATCAGGTGGCACGCGGGGGACATGAAGTGAGGCCAGCACCCTGACGGCCATACAAGGAGGGTGACCGGTGACGGTCCGAGGTGGACCTGGGGCAGGGTGACAGATACGTACCGAATTTGGGCGGTTTAGCACCGGGCTGCACCCCTATCTGGGGGATGCCTGCGAAGCCAATGAGGACACCGCGGTTAGGGTGGTcacccctgcacccctcccACGTGCCACCAACCCTCATCCCCCccgcatcccccccccccccacccctccatgCAGCTCGGTGGCTTTTAACATCCCCAGCCACCGCTGTCCCCAAGTGAGTCCCCGACTGGGGTGTGACAAAGCACGTACCTGCCCCTGGGAGGATGCCGGGGCCGGGTACCCCCACACCCGGCACCAACCCGGGCACGACGCCGACACCGGGCGTCACTCCTGGCACACCAGCAACGCCGGGCACCACACCTGGCACCCCTCCGACCCCGGCACCTGTGGAGAGAGGGGGGTGAGGCAGCGTGGGGGTGATCCCCATGCTCCTGTGGGATGATGTGCCCAGCGTGGGGTGCCCGCTCCCGaagccccccagctccccctggACCAGGGGCTCATGGGGAGACCCCAGATGCCCACCAGGCTGCCTGCTGTGGGCTGAGCCACGGGCGATGGCCTTCTCTGGCCCACTCACCAAATTTGGCTGCCTtcgctgctgcttttgctgctgcgGCCGGAGCTCCGACCCCTGAGTGGAGACAGCAAGAGTGGGGTCAGTGTCCCTGGTGGGGTTCTctccagcagtgctgggcagaCCCCATCCCTCCCGCCTTATCTGCACTCCCCAAAGGATGGCCATGAGTTGCTGGAGACCACCAAGGTCCTCCTCATGCCCGTCCTGCCCCAGACCTGTCCCCATACCAGCCAGGGTGCCACCACAACCcgccctcctcttcctcacctgGGACAGCTCCAATGCCAGGGACCAGGCCACCCACTCCAGGAGCAAGGGCACCTACACCAGGAGCAAGGGCACCCACGCCAGGAGCAAGGGCACCTACACCGGGAGCCAGGCCACCTGCGTGTacaaggagagagggaaggattGGGGCTGCAGCTCAGGAAGAGGGGTGGTGGAATGAGCTGGCTGAAAAGGCATggcaggctggggtgggagggtgggtggatggatggatggatggatgggtgggtggatggatgaATGGTGGGGTAGATGGATGCTGGGGTGGATGGGTCGCTGGCTGGGTGGATGTGGAGTGGATaggtgggtggatggatggacggTGAGATGGATGGATATGTGGATGGATATGGAGTGGTTGGATGGATGGtggggtggatggatggatggatggatgtgGAGTGGACGAATGGATGGTGAGATGGATGAATGGATGGAGATGcagatggatggacagatgaGTGGACAGATGGATACTGaggtgcctggctggctggcGGTGTGGATGGGTGGGTAGAAGGGAGGGTGGATGGGCTAATGTATGAGAAGGTGTATGGATGGTGAACCTAGGACCCTCCATGCAGCCCAGCTCTCTGGAGAGCACCCCCTAACACAGCCAGGACCTCATCCCACAtacagccctgcagaaagctCATCCCTCGCCCCCACCCACCGGGACCCTGTGcggtgctgggctgcagccccagcgaggggagcagcctggggtggggaggaggcaggagacaGGACATGTGGGATAACCCCGGAGAGATCCCAGCTTACCGAACTTGGCTGCTTTGGCAGCTGCTTTGGCAGCAGCGGCGGCCGTTGGAACTCCGACTcctgggggagaggggcagtGTGAGGGGCAGCGATGGGCCGTGGTGGCCACGCCAGCACCCCTCAGCCGGCACCGACGGGGACATCCCCATCATCCCTTAGACACCATCTCACCTGGTACCACACCAGGCACCACACCAGGCACCACACCGGGCACCACACCGGGCACCACACCAGGCACCACACCAGGCACCACACCAGGCACCACACCGGGTACGCCGACACCGGGTACACCGACTCCAGGAACGCCGACACCGGGCACACCAACACCGGGCACGCGCCCTGCTCCTGCAGAGAGATTCGGGGATGTGACCCAGCAGACAAGCTCCATAAGCAGGGGTCCCGCTGCCCGCCCCACCATCCTCATCACCAGGGgtgcccctcaccctgcccctcctccctccctggggAAGGATGACGGGGACTCACCGAATGCCGCGGCTTTCGCTGCAGCCTTggccgcggccgccgcggcGTCTGGGACACCCACTGCGGGGACAGAAGGGAGAGAGTCAAGGGACTGGCAAGGCTGGCACCACCCCTTCGGCTCTGCCAGCCCATCCGCTCACCTCCAACGCCGGGCACCACGCCGGGAACCCCAGCCACACCAGGCACACCAGGCACACCAGGGACACCAGGCACACCAGGCACACCAGGGACACCAGGGACGCCGGGGACACCTGGGACACCAGGGACGCCAGGGACACCTGGGACACCAGGCACACCAGGAACACCAGGAACACCAGGAACACCAGCTCCTACAGGCAGTGAGAGGGGAGAGGTTAGATCTCGTTGCAGCAACGGTTGAAAGGTGGGACCTCGTCATAGGTCTGCTCTTGTCGTCATGCTGTGTTGAGGAGAGCACCCCACCGTCTCGTCCCAGGAGAGGTGCACAGCGGTGCAAGGGAGGGCCGGGTCCCAGGTCTCCCAAGAGGCCCCAGCAAGGCTGGTGAGTCTGCTGTTGTAAAAGAGAGGCTGGGAAGTCACCAGCATGGGGGACCATGATGATCCTCATCATCATGGGGGGCTTTGGATGCTCCTCATCATGAGGACATCAAGCCTTGCAACCAAACAGGCCACGGAGGAGGAGTGGCTGGTGGTCCCCAGTAGCTGCCTGGAGGGGCTGGGTGCCATGGGCACTGGCCAGCTGGGAAGTTGCCCAGGGCAGTGACAGCCTTGACCTGCCTGCACTCGTTAGCATCTGGTCACTTTGGAAGGGCTGAGTGCCAGAGGGGTTGTCCTAATGGCCAAGTCTCTCCCTAAAGCCCATCCTTCCCTGGGCACGTGGTGGGGCTTTTTTCTACGtaatgaagaagagaaatggaagaaacGGCCAGCAACGGTTCAGCCCTCAAAGGAAAGGTGCCATCAAGCACGGCTGCTCCCAGGGCactcccagggctctgcagtgACGATGCAGGAGAAGGTCCTGGGCTCTGGCCATGTAACCCCCAGCACTGCCTTTTGGAGCAGCACATGGATCCTCCAGCCCCGCGTGGAGCCTCGGGGCCACTTCTGCCTCCCCTCTGCGCCCCGGCTCCCAGCTTCCCCGCGGCTCGGCCATGTCCCCCGTCCCCTCTGGGCTCCTCCTCGCTGGAGCTCCCTTGGGGGTCATTATGCCTGCTGGGCACCTGGGTCTTGCTAGACCATGTGGGATGTACTTGCTGGATCCCACCAGGTTTTTGGAAGGTGGTGACCCTGGGCCGGGGTCCCTCTGCCAGGGATCTCTGCCCACCCCAGGCAGCGAGGCTGAGCCCGCGGGCACCAGACCCTGCGTCAGGtctgctgctggaaaaacagatttggtACAAAACCCAGGAATTCAGACAAGGTCCAAAGACGTGAGTTCGGTCTCATCCATCACCTCCATGAAGCAGAAGGTGAGGGAGAAGGTCCTGCCCTGGGGATGAAGCCAAGCCCGGACgcagcagctgggagctgggctgagcGCATCCCATTCCCAGATGCTTCCCTGTAATGAGCCCTCAGGAGTGACACCCAGGGGACACCCGCCTGTCTGGGGGCACCTGGAGTGGCAGGGGTGGAGAGGGTCACCACGGGTcccggggagctgctggggagctCCTTGCACCGCGCAGCACGTACCGAATttagctgcctttgctgctgctgctgctgctgctgctgctggtgccccGACTCCTGGGGACAAGGGAGAGAGGGACCCTCAGCCACCAGCCCCTGCGCCCTCCGCAGAGCCAGGCGGTGGGGACAGGGCTCCTGGGAACAGTCACCTGCCACCCCGGGAACGGCTCCGACACCGGGCACCAAGCCTGGCACAGCACCAACGCCGGGCACGACGCCTGGGACGCCAGCAACGCCGGGCAGTACCCCTGGGGCTGGAGAGAAGCAGAGCAGTCAGACCCCCACCAAAACACCCCGTGCTGCTGGTGGGGACACAGTCTCCCCCGCTGTCATGGGAGGCTCTAGGGCACCCGGCTTCGAGGTGGCCTCTCCTCACCTCCCAAACCAGCTGCTCAAGTGACGTGGGATGTGCCCAGGATTGGGATTCCCAGCTCCCTACACCCAACCCAGGGATGTGGAGCCCACCCAGCCACCCAGGATCTTGGGGACACCCGAGGTCCCCCAGGCCATGACTGTAAATCCCAGCCGCTCCTGGGGCTGACGCGGTTCCTCTGGGTGCTCCAACGAGGGGTTGTTTGCTACTCGCTTTTCTCCCGCAGAGCAGCCAACAAGGGGAGCAGTGAACACAAGATCGGCATCACCAAGCGCATCCCCCCGCTAACGAACGACGGCTCATTACAGACCCCATCTCCCCAGACACCCCGCCGGAGCCTGGCACAGCAAAACCACGTCTCTTCTGGAGAAACCCTGTGTAACGGGGATGTCCTGCCCCGTGTCGGGCTGCTCCATCGCGAGATGCCCAGCCAGCCCTCCAGCCACCCCAAAAAAAGCTACTTGTTGCAAGCCAGGCTTTGCTACACCCAAGCCTCTCCCAAAGGGCTGCTGGAAGCTGCTCCCAGGGGTTTAAAGcccctctgcagctctgggagGGGGTTTTGCATCTTGCTGCCTTCCACTCGCCGAAGCAGAGCGGCTTCACCTCGCCCTGAGCGCCGGCAAGCTGCCGCTGGAACTGGCACAGGGGTCTGAGAGAGCCCCCCCAGgagatggggcagggggtggtggggcaggaggtgaAGCCATGCAGACCCTGGCATCAACGCACAGCTCTTCCGTGCCCCGAGAGCGAGCCCGGTCAGCGGGCAGCTGCCGGGTCTGTCCGAGACAGCGGGGAACTCACCGAAAGCTCCTGCCTTCGCCGCTGCCttcgctgccgccgctgctgccgctgctgacGGCACCCCGACTGCCGGGACAGGGGGAGAGAGTCAGTGGTGGGGGATGGgcaggggacccccccccgagccccagggctgagcccctcCATCGCCTCACCTCCCACTCCTGGGACCACGCCAACGCCGGGTACCACTCCACCAACTCCCGGGATGGCTCCAGCCCCGGGCAGGACACCGGCtcctgccacagggcagaagGGGACGGTCAGCTCGGTGATGCAGGGACACAACCAGCATCCCCCCCCCActctgggagggaaggagggagggagggagcagctgccccagggaggtgggTGATGGATGTGCCCGCGGCGGGCGACTCACCATATTTCGCTGCTGCTTTCGCGGCTGCCGCCTGCGCTCCCACTCCTGGGGAAGGACATGGGTGGCTGCTGAGGTCCCATGACCATTCCCACCTCAGGTCGCCCACCCCGCAAGGACCCTGGGGACCAGCCCCTCCTGACAGCATCCTTTGGGAGGTGATGCAGCCCTCCAGGCTGTCCTTGGGGTGACACTGCCACCCTCGGGCCACCAGACAGCCAGGCAGTGCCCAACACCCCATCCGAGCACCAGAAAAGTGACTGGGGTGCCCGGACCCCTGCCATGCCCGTGCCAGTCCCCCAAGCTCGGGCTGCCTGGGAAGGGAGCGTACCTGTCCCGGTGGGGTACCCTGCCTTCCCTCCTATCCCGATGCCGGCTCCTATCCCACCGGGGCCAAAGCCTGCAATCACAAACAGAAAGGCAAAGCCAGGTCAGGCACCGGCCCTGGGGAGCGGGGGACGAGGCAGATGgagcagctccctcagcctaAAGGATCTCCCCAGCCTGGCGTGGAGGGATGCCAGAGCCAGCTCCCCCTGCCAGGTTGGGATGCCAGGTCAAACATCCCTGCCCGGAGCTGGCCGCAGCTCAGGACGTGTCCTAGCAGAGAGCCAGCCACCAAACGACCACTGCCGGTGCCACGGCATGTCTGCGGACTGACGGCTCCCGGCCCCGTGGCACAGGATGCCAGGAGAGGCAGGTGGTTGCTCCCAGACGGGTCCACGGGCATTACGGCAGCACAAGGCACTGGGTCCCCTGAGGGACCACCTCGCCCTGGGAGCGGGATGCCCCTCACACCGCCCCGGGGCTCGGGGgccgcagcagcagccagcagagccGTGAGGAGCTACGACCGCGGAGCGAGGGCTACCAGCACTCACCGTAGGGCAGCTTACCAGTGCTGTAGGGCAATCCATAGCCAcctggagaggagagaaggtGGCGGGTTAGCACC
This genomic window contains:
- the ELN gene encoding elastin isoform X3, translated to MARQAAAPLLPGVLLLLFSILPASQQGGVPGAIPGGGVPVGGFFPGAGVAGLGAGLGAAGKPLKPGVGGLGGLGPLGLQPGAAGLFPGGVYPGGVFPGAAAAAALKAAAKAGVAAPGAVQPGVGAVQPGVGAAVKPPKVPGAGIPGAFPGGVLPGAGVRFPGVGVLPGVPTGAGVKPKGPGAGAFAGVPGLGGFGGPQPGVPLGYPIKAPKLPGGYGLPYSTGKLPYGFGPGGIGAGIGIGGKAGYPTGTGVGAQAAAAKAAAKYGAGVLPGAGAIPGVGGVVPGVGVVPGVGVGVPSAAAAAAAAKAAAKAGAFAPGVLPGVAGVPGVVPGVGAVPGLVPGVGAVPGVAGVGAPAAAAAAAAAKAAKFGAGVPGVPGVPGVPGVPGVPGVPGVPGVPGVPGVPGVPGVPGVPGVPGVPGVAGVPGVVPGVGVGVPDAAAAAAKAAAKAAAFGAGRVPGVGVPGVGVPGVGVPGVGVPGVVPGVVPGVVPGVVPGVVPGVVPGVVPGVVPGVGVPTAAAAAKAAAKAAKFGGLAPGVGALAPGVGALAPGVGALAPGVGGLVPGIGAVPGVGAPAAAAKAAAKAAKFGAGVGGVPGVVPGVAGVPGVTPGVGVVPGLVPGVGVPGPGILPGAGIPQIGVQPGAKPPKFGVPGVGVPGVGAIPGGLGVGGLGVGGLGVGGLGAGAVGKPPKPGVGVPGFGVSPIFPGGVAGPLGFAGKPPKTFGGALGALGFRGGVGCPQGKYCGRKRK
- the ELN gene encoding elastin isoform X8 yields the protein MARQAAAPLLPGVLLLLFSILPASQQGGVPGAIPGGGVPVGGFFPGAGVAGLGAGLGAAGKPLKPGVGGLGGLGPLGLQPGAAGLFPGGVYPGGVFPGAAAAAALKAAAKAGVAAPGAVQPGVGAVQPGVGAAVKPPKVPGAGIPGAFPGGVLPGAGVRFPGVGVLPGVPTGAGVKPKGPGAGAFAGVPGGYGLPYSTGFGPGGIGAGIGIGGKAGYPTGTGVGAQAAAAKAAAKYGAGVLPGAGAIPGVGGVVPGVGVVPGVGVGVPSAAAAAAAAKAAAKAGAFAPGVLPGVAGVPGVVPGVGAVPGLVPGVGAVPGVAGVGAPAAAAAAAAAKAAKFGAGVPGVPGVPGVPGVPGVPGVPGVPGVPGVPGVPGVPGVPGVPGVPGVPGVAGVPGVVPGVGVGVPDAAAAAAKAAAKAAAFGAGRVPGVGVPGVGVPGVGVPGVGVPGVVPGVVPGVVPGVVPGVVPGVVPGVVPGVVPGVGVPTAAAAAKAAAKAAKFGGLAPGVGALAPGVGALAPGVGALAPGVGGLVPGIGAVPGVGAPAAAAKAAAKAAKFGAGVGGVPGVVPGVAGVPGVTPGVGVVPGLVPGVGVPGPGILPGAGIPQIGVQPGAKPPKFGVPGVGVPGVGAIPGGLGVGGLGVGGLGVGGLGAGLLYPGAVGKPPKPGVGVPGFGVSPIFPGGVAGPLGFAGKPPKTFGGALGALGFRGGVGCPQGKYCGRKRK
- the ELN gene encoding elastin isoform X2 yields the protein MARQAAAPLLPGVLLLLFSILPASQQGGVPGAIPGGGVPVGGFFPGAGVAGLGAGLGAAGKPLKPGVGGLGGLGPLGLQPGAAGLFPGGVYPGGVFPGAAAAAALKAAAKAGVAAPGAVQPGVGAVQPGVGAAVKPPKVPGAGIPGAFPGGVLPGAGVRFPGVGVLPGVPTGAGVKPKGPGAGAFAGVPGLGGFGGPQPGVPLGYPIKAPKLPGGYGLPYSTGFGPGGIGAGIGIGGKAGYPTGTGVGAQAAAAKAAAKYGAGVLPGAGAIPGVGGVVPGVGVVPGVGVGVPSAAAAAAAAKAAAKAGAFAPGVLPGVAGVPGVVPGVGAVPGLVPGVGAVPGVAGVGAPAAAAAAAAAKAAKFGAGVPGVPGVPGVPGVPGVPGVPGVPGVPGVPGVPGVPGVPGVPGVPGVPGVAGVPGVVPGVGVGVPDAAAAAAKAAAKAAAFGAGRVPGVGVPGVGVPGVGVPGVGVPGVVPGVVPGVVPGVVPGVVPGVVPGVVPGVVPGVGVPTAAAAAKAAAKAAKFGGLAPGVGALAPGVGALAPGVGALAPGVGGLVPGIGAVPGVGAPAAAAKAAAKAAKFGAGVGGVPGVVPGVAGVPGVTPGVGVVPGLVPGVGVPGPGILPGAGIPQIGVQPGAKPPKFGVPGVGVPGVGAIPGGLGVGGLGVGGLGVGGLGAGLLYPGAVGKPPKPGVGVPGFGVSPIFPGGVAGPLGFAGKPPKTFGGALGALGFRGGVGCPQGKYCGRKRK